The following coding sequences are from one Paenibacillus sp. JDR-2 window:
- the citZ gene encoding citrate synthase, protein MTATKGLEGIVAASSSISSIIDGVLTYRGINIDDLAENATFEEVAYLLWYGKLPNRSELDGLQQKLDQYSAIPAQVIEQIKLYPQGTNSMAALRTAVSSLALYDESANEMSPEANQLKAIKLQAQLPTVVAAFARIREGKEPIAPKKGVSIAYNFLYMLTGEEPAEVAIKALDQALVLHADHELNASTFAARVTVATLSDIYSGVTSAIGALKGPLHGGANEAVMVMLEEIGSMENVEGYINNALANKQKIMGFGHRVYKDGDPRAKHLQQMSRELGKLTGNMELYEMSIKIEDMVTGQKGLKPNVDFYSASVYTTLGIPRDLFTPIFAISRVSGWSAHILEQYENNRLIRPRADYVGPVNAKYIPIEQR, encoded by the coding sequence ATGACAGCAACTAAAGGTCTTGAAGGAATTGTGGCCGCTTCTTCGTCGATCAGCTCCATTATTGATGGAGTCTTGACATATCGCGGTATTAATATTGATGATCTTGCAGAAAATGCGACATTTGAAGAGGTTGCCTACCTGCTGTGGTACGGCAAGCTGCCGAATCGTTCCGAGCTCGACGGCTTGCAGCAAAAGCTGGATCAATACTCGGCTATCCCTGCGCAAGTGATCGAACAAATAAAATTGTATCCGCAAGGCACTAACTCGATGGCAGCGCTTCGCACAGCGGTATCGAGCCTTGCTCTGTACGATGAATCCGCAAACGAAATGTCTCCTGAGGCGAATCAGCTGAAAGCAATCAAGCTGCAAGCTCAGCTTCCGACTGTTGTGGCCGCTTTTGCCCGCATCCGCGAAGGCAAAGAGCCTATTGCTCCTAAAAAGGGAGTATCGATCGCTTACAACTTCCTCTACATGCTGACTGGCGAAGAGCCGGCTGAAGTAGCGATTAAAGCCTTGGATCAAGCATTGGTACTGCATGCTGACCACGAGCTTAACGCTTCGACATTTGCAGCCCGCGTAACCGTGGCGACATTGTCCGATATCTATTCCGGCGTAACTTCCGCAATCGGCGCTTTGAAAGGCCCTCTGCACGGCGGCGCTAACGAAGCGGTAATGGTAATGCTTGAAGAAATCGGTTCGATGGAGAACGTTGAAGGTTACATCAACAACGCGCTTGCGAACAAACAAAAAATCATGGGCTTTGGCCACCGCGTATATAAAGACGGCGACCCGCGCGCGAAGCACCTGCAACAAATGTCCCGTGAACTGGGCAAATTGACAGGCAATATGGAACTGTACGAGATGTCTATTAAGATCGAAGACATGGTTACCGGCCAAAAAGGTCTGAAACCAAATGTTGATTTCTACTCGGCATCGGTTTACACTACATTGGGTATTCCTCGCGACCTGTTCACGCCGATATTTGCAATCAGCCGCGTTTCGGGATGGAGCGCACATATCCTTGAGCAATACGAGAACAACCGTCTGATTCGCCCTCGCGCTGATTATGTCGGCCCGGTTAACGCGAAATATATTCCAATCGAGCAGCGCTAA
- a CDS encoding Ppx/GppA phosphatase family protein → MTEQRIGIIDIGSNSVRLVVYERTANGAHRVIDGGKRPARLAERVDDNGILATDAITELLGTLNHFTMICAHNRTGHIRAVATAAIRNATNRAEILETIKSETGLTIELLSGEEEASYGFLGMINAMDVQDGFLVDIGGGSTEVSLFRGRQLVQSVSFPFGCVSLNQKHAVKGMLSEEGLKSIEALVAEAVKNEPWLTKSPSLPLIGVGGTARAMGKIHQAVTKYPFTQTHNYPITGTDADALFQELYLTPLDKRKKFPGLSKDRVDVIVPGIAVLRTLFRLLKTSHYRICGSGLRDGLFHATRFPGRSLHQDVLAFSLQNVIALHPAAPKQHVMQVNRLALQLYDELRPVHLLQNRAKVLLDAASTLFRIGASIDYYEFAKHTFYLIVNSHLNGLAHREILMIAAIASYKSKNRTRQQLLEYKELLSESDMDTIYKLGILLQLAAALDRSETQAIGRLEAIQSGSQLLLNPVRSEGTLAVEAREVEELSSDFKKLWGLTPVLALPDYT, encoded by the coding sequence ATGACAGAACAACGAATTGGCATCATTGATATCGGCTCGAACTCAGTCCGTCTTGTTGTCTATGAGCGGACAGCAAACGGCGCGCATCGCGTCATTGACGGAGGCAAGCGGCCTGCCCGCCTCGCGGAGCGGGTTGATGACAACGGCATTCTGGCAACGGATGCGATTACCGAGCTGCTCGGTACGCTAAACCATTTTACGATGATCTGCGCTCATAACCGGACCGGACATATCCGCGCGGTGGCGACGGCCGCTATCCGCAATGCGACGAACCGGGCAGAAATTTTGGAAACGATTAAATCCGAAACAGGCCTTACGATAGAATTGCTAAGCGGCGAAGAAGAAGCCTCCTACGGCTTTCTCGGGATGATTAACGCCATGGATGTGCAGGACGGCTTTCTTGTTGATATCGGCGGAGGAAGCACGGAGGTCTCTCTCTTCCGCGGCCGCCAGCTCGTCCAATCGGTATCTTTTCCGTTTGGCTGCGTCAGCCTGAACCAGAAGCACGCGGTGAAAGGGATGCTGAGCGAAGAAGGACTAAAAAGCATTGAAGCGCTGGTCGCCGAGGCTGTCAAAAACGAGCCTTGGCTGACGAAATCTCCATCCCTGCCGCTGATTGGGGTAGGCGGAACCGCACGCGCTATGGGCAAAATTCATCAGGCCGTGACGAAGTACCCTTTTACCCAAACACATAACTATCCGATAACGGGAACCGATGCGGATGCCCTGTTCCAGGAGCTGTACCTGACGCCGCTGGACAAACGCAAGAAATTCCCCGGTCTGTCCAAGGATCGCGTGGATGTCATTGTGCCCGGCATTGCGGTACTGCGCACCTTGTTCCGCCTGCTGAAGACCAGCCATTACCGCATATGCGGCTCCGGACTTCGCGACGGTCTGTTCCATGCGACCCGTTTCCCGGGACGTTCTCTCCATCAGGACGTACTCGCATTCAGCCTGCAAAACGTTATCGCTCTGCATCCGGCTGCGCCTAAACAGCATGTGATGCAGGTTAACCGTCTGGCATTGCAGCTCTACGACGAGCTGAGACCTGTACATCTGCTTCAGAACCGGGCAAAAGTGCTGCTTGATGCCGCCTCCACCTTGTTCCGGATCGGCGCTTCCATTGATTATTACGAATTCGCCAAGCATACGTTCTATCTCATTGTGAACTCCCATCTGAACGGGCTTGCCCACAGGGAAATTCTAATGATTGCAGCAATTGCTTCTTATAAAAGCAAAAACCGGACTCGCCAGCAGCTTCTCGAGTACAAGGAACTGCTGAGCGAATCCGATATGGATACCATTTATAAGCTTGGCATTCTGCTTCAGCTCGCGGCAGCGCTTGACCGCAGCGAGACGCAAGCGATCGGCCGATTGGAAGCGATCCAATCCGGCAGCCAGCTTCTGCTTAATCCGGTACGTTCCGAAGGGACATTAGCGGTTGAAGCCCGGGAAGTCGAGGAGCTTTCCTCCGATTTCAAAAAGCTGTGGGGACTGACTCCCGTCCTGGCCCTTCCCGACTATACGTAA
- a CDS encoding RNA degradosome polyphosphate kinase: protein MTRQLSHYVNRDLSWIEFNRRVLQEAQESNNPLLERAKFLSIVSSNLDEFMSVRVAGIQDQIRAGYTKMDFTGYTPAGLWKRLIKRTTQMVYDQYKTYREVFRCLGREGIIISSVKELNVSQSKAVSEYFQEIVFPVLTPMAVDQSRPFPLVHTKELYLAVLLQREDSDKEDEPLFAIVQVPSILQRFVPVPGRTNSKKMEFVLLEDLIENHITTLFNGYVPFAVHAFRITRNADLTLNEDGAEDLLEEIEKELRRRRWGIPVRLEVARGMHPMALEMLKEELEIEDNLIEIDGPLDLSFLMKFVNSLPGYDNLRYSRLEPVYPHEFDETDDMFEVIRQRDVLMYHPYESFEAVNDFIDLAAEDPNVLAIKMTLYRVSGQSALVQALSKAAEAGKQVTVVVELKARFDEERNIAWARQLEKSGCHVVYGLVGLKTHAKICLVVRREMGTLRRYVHVGTGNYNDSTATLYTDIGLFTSHPIIGSDASALFNEVTGYSSPYEWKAFGVAPTDLKEKLFRLIDREIANAKQGQEAHIIAKMNSLSNQEMIDKLYEASQAGVKIELIVRGVCCLRPGVAGRSDNIRVISIVDRFLEHARVMYFYNGGEEEVYLSSADWMTRNLTRRIELMSPVFDENLRKTLINMLQLNLDDNVKARELQANGTYVHVTNEMMPFRSQFEARSIPQWKNYV, encoded by the coding sequence ATGACAAGACAATTGTCCCACTATGTGAACCGGGATTTGAGCTGGATTGAGTTTAACCGCAGAGTGCTCCAGGAAGCACAGGAATCGAATAATCCACTGCTTGAACGCGCCAAATTTTTATCCATTGTATCCAGCAATCTGGATGAATTTATGAGTGTTAGAGTAGCCGGCATCCAGGATCAGATCCGCGCGGGCTACACGAAGATGGATTTTACGGGCTATACGCCTGCCGGACTATGGAAAAGGCTGATCAAACGGACGACCCAGATGGTCTATGATCAATACAAAACGTACCGGGAAGTATTCCGTTGCCTCGGTCGTGAAGGCATTATTATTTCATCCGTCAAGGAACTGAACGTCAGCCAATCCAAGGCGGTGTCGGAATATTTTCAGGAAATTGTTTTCCCTGTGTTAACGCCGATGGCCGTTGACCAGAGCCGCCCGTTCCCCCTCGTACATACGAAGGAGCTGTACCTGGCGGTGCTTTTGCAGCGGGAGGATTCGGACAAGGAGGATGAGCCGCTGTTTGCAATCGTGCAGGTTCCTTCGATTCTGCAGCGTTTTGTGCCGGTACCGGGACGTACAAATAGCAAGAAGATGGAGTTTGTGCTGCTCGAGGATCTTATCGAAAATCATATTACTACCTTGTTTAACGGCTACGTTCCGTTCGCCGTTCATGCGTTCCGCATTACGCGCAATGCCGATCTTACGTTAAATGAGGATGGGGCGGAAGACCTTCTGGAAGAGATTGAGAAGGAGCTGCGCAGAAGACGCTGGGGCATCCCGGTGCGGCTGGAAGTCGCAAGAGGCATGCATCCGATGGCGCTTGAGATGTTGAAGGAAGAGCTGGAGATTGAAGATAACCTGATTGAGATTGACGGCCCTCTTGATCTCAGCTTCCTAATGAAATTTGTTAACTCGCTGCCGGGCTATGACAACCTGCGCTACAGCCGTCTTGAGCCGGTGTACCCTCATGAATTCGATGAGACGGATGACATGTTCGAAGTGATCCGCCAGCGCGATGTACTGATGTATCACCCGTACGAATCGTTTGAAGCGGTAAATGATTTTATCGATCTAGCCGCGGAAGATCCCAACGTGCTGGCCATTAAGATGACTTTATACCGTGTCAGCGGCCAATCTGCGCTTGTACAGGCCTTGTCCAAGGCCGCGGAAGCCGGCAAGCAGGTAACGGTGGTTGTGGAGCTTAAGGCAAGGTTTGATGAGGAGCGGAATATCGCTTGGGCACGCCAGCTGGAGAAATCGGGCTGCCATGTCGTCTACGGCCTTGTTGGCCTTAAGACGCATGCGAAGATTTGCCTTGTTGTCCGCAGGGAGATGGGCACGCTGCGCCGTTATGTCCATGTCGGAACAGGCAACTATAACGACAGCACGGCCACTTTGTATACGGATATCGGTCTATTCACTTCCCATCCGATTATCGGCAGTGATGCCTCGGCCTTGTTTAATGAGGTAACCGGGTACTCATCGCCATATGAATGGAAGGCGTTTGGCGTTGCACCGACAGACTTGAAGGAGAAGCTGTTCCGGTTAATTGACCGTGAGATTGCCAACGCGAAGCAGGGCCAAGAGGCTCATATTATTGCGAAGATGAATTCCCTTTCCAATCAGGAAATGATCGATAAGCTGTATGAAGCTTCGCAAGCCGGGGTCAAAATTGAACTTATCGTCCGGGGAGTATGCTGCTTGAGACCGGGCGTAGCCGGACGCAGCGATAATATTCGCGTAATCAGTATCGTGGACAGGTTCTTGGAGCATGCAAGGGTAATGTACTTCTATAACGGCGGAGAAGAAGAGGTCTATTTGTCGAGTGCGGACTGGATGACGAGGAATCTGACGCGCCGGATCGAACTGATGAGTCCGGTATTTGACGAGAACCTTCGCAAAACCCTGATCAATATGCTGCAGCTTAATTTGGACGATAATGTAAAAGCTCGCGAGCTGCAGGCAAACGGCACCTACGTTCATGTGACGAACGAAATGATGCCGTTCCGCAGTCAATTTGAAGCCAGATCGATTCCGCAGTGGAAAAATTACGTATAG
- a CDS encoding acyl-CoA thioesterase: MPSQQWFLHPLRVRYQETDQMGVVFHGNYITWFEIGRTELIRSAGYDYKTIEQQGLLLPVVDLQCRYELPARYDDTVLICTRISDFSSVRLSFESEIRKVSLEQFHPAVVNQYEDLPGERLVAGGTKHVWVNEKWRPARLDKGLPELYALLQSMA; encoded by the coding sequence ATGCCGTCACAGCAATGGTTCCTTCATCCTCTGCGCGTTCGTTATCAGGAAACGGATCAAATGGGGGTTGTTTTTCATGGGAATTACATAACCTGGTTTGAAATTGGCCGTACCGAGCTGATCCGTTCAGCGGGGTATGATTACAAAACGATCGAGCAGCAGGGCCTGCTGCTTCCGGTGGTGGATCTTCAGTGCAGGTACGAACTGCCGGCCCGTTACGATGATACGGTGCTGATTTGTACGCGTATTTCGGATTTTTCGTCTGTGCGTCTCTCCTTTGAATCGGAAATCCGCAAAGTAAGTCTGGAACAATTCCATCCCGCTGTTGTTAACCAGTACGAGGATCTTCCGGGGGAACGGCTGGTAGCCGGAGGAACGAAGCATGTCTGGGTAAATGAGAAATGGCGGCCGGCAAGATTGGATAAGGGTCTGCCGGAATTATATGCTTTGCTGCAGTCCATGGCGTAG
- the pyk gene encoding pyruvate kinase, with protein MRKAKIVCTIGPSSESLENTKKLIKAGMNVARLNFSHGDFEEHGNRIKNIGIANKELGTSVAILLDTKGPEIRLGKLKEEPIELVAGERVALTTEEILGDINRVPITYDNLPNDVSVGSTILIDDGLIGLTVEEVQGTEIICRINNSGQIKSKKGVNVPGVAISLPGITEKDANDIIFGIEMGIDFVAASFVRKASDVLEIRELLERHNASHIQIISKIENQQGVDNLDEILEVSDGLMVARGDLGVEIPAEEVPLVQKTMIEKCNRAGKPVITATQMLDSMQRNPRPTRAEASDVANAIFDGTDAIMLSGETAAGKYPVEAVTTMSRIAERAEAALEYREIFTKQANAQKTSVTEAISQAVAVSALDLNAAAIVTSTQSGFTARMVSKYRPKAPIIAVTNDEKVMRRLALIWGVKPVLGEIAETTDAMFENAVDGARSTGLISLGDTIVITAGVPVGRAGTTNLIKIHHVGELLAQGQGIGSQTATGRIVVARTPEEANARVTSGSILVTVSTDKEYMPAFEKAAAVITEQGGITSHAAVCGINLGIPVILGISNATELLMDGTEVTVYGETGVVYSGQAKVL; from the coding sequence ATGCGTAAAGCTAAGATTGTATGTACGATTGGACCTTCCAGCGAATCGTTGGAAAACACGAAAAAACTGATTAAAGCGGGGATGAACGTTGCCCGTCTGAACTTCTCCCACGGCGACTTTGAAGAACATGGCAACCGTATCAAAAACATCGGCATCGCAAACAAAGAGCTTGGAACTAGCGTAGCGATTCTGCTCGACACCAAAGGTCCGGAGATTCGTCTTGGCAAGCTGAAAGAAGAGCCGATCGAGCTTGTGGCAGGCGAGCGCGTTGCTCTGACAACGGAAGAGATTTTGGGCGACATTAATCGTGTGCCTATTACTTACGACAACCTTCCTAACGACGTTTCCGTAGGTTCGACTATTCTGATCGATGACGGTTTGATCGGTCTGACGGTTGAAGAAGTTCAAGGCACTGAAATTATTTGCCGCATCAACAACAGCGGACAAATCAAGAGCAAAAAGGGCGTTAACGTTCCTGGCGTTGCGATTTCCCTTCCGGGCATCACGGAAAAAGACGCTAACGATATCATCTTCGGTATCGAAATGGGCATCGACTTCGTAGCGGCATCGTTCGTTCGTAAAGCAAGCGACGTGCTTGAAATTCGCGAGCTGCTTGAGCGCCACAATGCAAGCCACATCCAAATCATCTCCAAAATCGAGAACCAACAAGGCGTTGACAATCTTGATGAGATTCTGGAAGTTTCCGACGGTCTGATGGTTGCCCGTGGCGACCTTGGCGTTGAGATTCCGGCTGAAGAAGTACCGCTGGTACAAAAAACAATGATCGAAAAATGTAACCGTGCCGGTAAACCGGTTATCACGGCTACACAAATGCTGGATTCGATGCAGCGCAACCCGCGTCCTACACGCGCTGAAGCAAGTGACGTAGCGAACGCAATCTTCGACGGTACGGATGCAATCATGCTCTCCGGCGAAACAGCTGCCGGTAAATACCCGGTTGAAGCGGTAACTACAATGTCCCGTATTGCTGAGCGCGCGGAAGCGGCTCTGGAATACCGTGAAATCTTCACGAAACAAGCTAACGCTCAAAAAACTTCCGTAACGGAAGCAATCAGCCAAGCGGTTGCAGTTTCCGCTCTGGACCTGAACGCGGCAGCAATCGTGACTTCGACGCAAAGCGGTTTCACAGCTCGTATGGTATCCAAATACCGTCCGAAAGCACCAATCATCGCGGTAACTAACGATGAGAAGGTTATGCGCCGTCTGGCTCTGATCTGGGGCGTTAAACCGGTTCTCGGCGAAATCGCTGAAACAACGGACGCAATGTTCGAGAATGCGGTTGATGGTGCAAGAAGCACTGGCTTGATCAGCCTTGGCGACACAATCGTTATTACAGCAGGTGTTCCGGTTGGCCGCGCAGGTACAACAAACCTGATCAAGATTCACCATGTTGGCGAGCTTCTGGCTCAAGGCCAAGGCATCGGCAGCCAAACGGCTACTGGCCGCATCGTTGTTGCCCGCACGCCTGAAGAAGCAAACGCACGCGTAACTTCCGGTTCGATCCTGGTTACGGTATCGACGGATAAAGAATATATGCCTGCTTTCGAAAAAGCAGCTGCCGTTATTACAGAGCAAGGCGGTATTACAAGCCATGCAGCTGTATGCGGTATTAACCTGGGTATTCCGGTTATTCTGGGCATCTCGAATGCTACAGAATTGCTGATGGACGGTACGGAAGTAACGGTCTACGGCGAGACTGGCGTTGTATACTCCGGACAAGCTAAAGTCCTGTAA
- a CDS encoding acetyl-CoA carboxylase carboxyltransferase subunit alpha, with the protein MAAEQMLPFEKPISDLREKIATLKTLAESNGMDFSEEIARLEEKCKQMEEELYNEMTPAQKMHIARLHQRPTSLDFIQAVFTDFIELHGDRLFADDLAIVGGLAKLNGLPVTVIGHQRGKDTKDNIARFFGSPHPEGFRKALRLMQQANKFKRPIITLIDTKGAYPGNTAEERGQSEAIARNLREMAGFAVPIVCIVIGEGGSGGALALGVGNRVLMLENAIYSAISPNGAASILWKDASKADIAAEAMKITAKDLLEFEVIEDIIEEPQGGAHRDLAFTAERLKEKLWKHLVELLPMTPEQLIEDRYHKFRKIGEFQVAEAAAQEAAQAPQEAEATEMTESAKV; encoded by the coding sequence ATGGCGGCTGAACAGATGCTTCCGTTCGAGAAGCCGATCAGCGATTTGCGCGAGAAGATCGCAACGCTGAAGACGCTGGCTGAGAGCAACGGCATGGACTTTTCCGAGGAGATTGCGCGTCTTGAAGAGAAGTGCAAGCAAATGGAAGAGGAACTGTACAACGAAATGACCCCGGCGCAGAAGATGCACATCGCGCGTCTTCACCAGCGTCCAACCTCGCTTGATTTCATTCAGGCTGTCTTCACGGACTTTATTGAACTGCATGGCGACCGTTTGTTTGCCGATGATCTGGCGATTGTCGGCGGTCTTGCCAAGCTGAACGGCCTGCCGGTAACGGTTATCGGCCATCAGCGCGGCAAGGATACGAAGGATAATATTGCCCGTTTCTTTGGCAGTCCCCATCCGGAAGGATTCCGGAAAGCGCTGCGACTTATGCAGCAAGCAAACAAATTCAAACGCCCGATCATTACTTTAATCGATACAAAGGGCGCGTATCCAGGCAACACGGCCGAGGAGCGTGGCCAATCGGAAGCGATTGCCCGCAACTTAAGAGAGATGGCCGGATTTGCTGTGCCAATCGTCTGCATCGTTATCGGTGAAGGCGGCAGCGGCGGGGCGCTTGCCCTTGGCGTAGGCAACCGGGTACTGATGCTGGAGAATGCGATTTACTCCGCGATTTCCCCTAACGGCGCGGCTTCCATTCTGTGGAAGGACGCATCCAAAGCGGATATTGCGGCTGAAGCGATGAAAATTACGGCGAAGGATTTGCTCGAGTTCGAAGTGATCGAGGACATCATAGAAGAGCCGCAAGGCGGCGCGCACCGCGATCTAGCGTTCACGGCGGAACGGCTGAAGGAGAAATTGTGGAAGCATTTGGTGGAACTTCTGCCGATGACCCCTGAGCAACTCATTGAAGACCGTTACCATAAATTCCGCAAGATTGGCGAATTCCAAGTGGCGGAAGCTGCAGCGCAGGAAGCTGCGCAAGCCCCGCAAGAGGCTGAAGCTACCGAAATGACGGAATCGGCAAAGGTATAA
- the accD gene encoding acetyl-CoA carboxylase, carboxyltransferase subunit beta translates to MQIKDLFSKKKYATIPSERPKRDIPEGLMNKCSKCGTIQYSKELDKNLKVCSSCGHHYRLSAWERIGMTLDDGRLYEYDADMESVDPLEFPGYKGKLEQQRQKNPNLREAVVTGEGTINGHPVVVAVMSFDFFSGSMGSVVGEKITRAIEAAHEKKLPLLIFSTSGGARMQESILSLMQMAKTSAALSMFQGAGGLFISVFTDPTMGGVSASFASLGDYNLAEPGALVGFAGRIVIEQTIRQKLPDNFQTAEFNMQHGQLDLVVHRKDMKTTLGKLLDMHTVREGLSHGG, encoded by the coding sequence TTGCAAATTAAGGACTTATTTTCAAAGAAGAAGTATGCGACCATCCCTTCTGAGCGGCCTAAACGCGACATACCGGAAGGTCTAATGAATAAGTGCTCCAAATGCGGCACCATTCAGTACAGCAAAGAATTGGATAAGAATTTGAAGGTATGCTCGTCATGCGGGCATCATTACCGTCTGAGTGCTTGGGAACGGATTGGAATGACGCTTGATGACGGGCGTTTGTATGAATACGATGCGGATATGGAATCTGTGGATCCGCTCGAATTCCCTGGGTACAAAGGGAAGCTTGAGCAGCAACGGCAGAAGAATCCGAATCTTCGCGAAGCCGTTGTAACGGGCGAAGGCACCATTAACGGCCATCCGGTTGTTGTTGCGGTCATGAGCTTTGACTTCTTCAGCGGAAGCATGGGATCTGTCGTTGGCGAGAAAATAACAAGAGCAATCGAAGCGGCGCATGAGAAGAAGCTGCCACTTCTTATTTTCTCGACGTCGGGCGGCGCCCGTATGCAGGAAAGTATACTTAGCTTAATGCAAATGGCGAAGACAAGCGCCGCTCTTTCCATGTTTCAAGGGGCTGGAGGCTTGTTCATTTCGGTGTTTACAGATCCTACGATGGGCGGGGTTTCCGCCAGCTTTGCGAGTCTTGGCGACTACAATTTGGCCGAGCCCGGCGCGCTTGTGGGCTTTGCGGGCCGTATCGTAATCGAACAAACGATCCGCCAGAAGCTGCCGGATAACTTCCAGACAGCAGAGTTCAACATGCAGCATGGGCAGCTTGACCTGGTTGTTCACCGCAAGGATATGAAGACAACGCTTGGCAAGCTGCTGGATATGCATACCGTAAGGGAGGGATTATCCCATGGCGGCTGA
- a CDS encoding phosphatidylglycerophosphatase A has product MTSGIEKWLQKRGVSVDDIAEIVYTLQRPYNADLTVAECEESVRAVLEKREVQYVLYTGIALDELAERRLLPEPLQAIMETDESLYGVDETLALGITNVYGMIGLTSFGYLDKVKPGIIRQLNLKGEKIHVFLDDLVAGLAAAASARIAHQDPKAIRYHLPDSP; this is encoded by the coding sequence ATGACGTCCGGAATCGAAAAATGGTTGCAAAAGCGTGGAGTAAGCGTGGACGATATTGCGGAAATTGTATATACGCTGCAGCGTCCTTACAATGCGGATTTGACCGTAGCCGAATGCGAAGAGAGTGTAAGAGCTGTTTTGGAGAAGCGCGAAGTGCAGTATGTGCTGTATACCGGAATCGCCCTTGATGAGCTTGCCGAACGCCGTTTGCTGCCGGAGCCGCTGCAGGCCATCATGGAAACCGACGAGTCCCTGTATGGCGTAGACGAGACTTTAGCACTAGGAATAACGAATGTTTATGGGATGATTGGCTTGACGAGTTTCGGATATTTGGATAAAGTAAAGCCCGGCATTATTCGTCAGCTGAATCTGAAAGGCGAGAAAATTCACGTGTTTCTCGACGATCTTGTTGCGGGACTGGCGGCGGCGGCATCAGCAAGGATCGCGCATCAGGACCCAAAAGCCATCCGATACCATTTGCCCGATTCGCCATGA